Genomic DNA from Salinibacterium sp. NK8237:
AACGACCCCTCGGCTCTGTGCGACGCCATCGGCGAGGCACGGGATGCTGGCGTGAAGGTCGTCACGTTCGATGCTGACACCAGCGCTGACTGCCGCGACCTCTTCATCAACCAGGCCGACTCCGAAGGAATCGCTAAGGTTCAGGTTGACCTGATCGCTGAGCAGATCGGTGACGCGGGACAGATCGCTATCCTTTCGGCTACCGCCAACGCCACGAACCAGAACGCGTGGATCGAACTCATGAAGACTGAGCTCGCCGCCAACCACCCCGACATCGAACTCGTTGAGGTCGTTTACGGTGACGACGACGACCAGACGTCCTTCGACAAGACTGCAGCACTGCTGCAGACCTACCCGGAGCTCAAGGGCATCGTTTCGCCCACGACAGTCGGAATCTCCGCTGCAGCACGCTACCTGCAGGACTCCTCGTTCAAGGGTGAAGTTCAGCTGACCGGTCTCGGAACCCCGAACCAGATGCGTGACTTCGTCAACGACGGTACCGTCACGGCATTCGCTCTCTGGAATCCAGGTGACCTCGGTTACCTCGCTGCTTACGGTGCCAAGGCACTGATCGAGGGCGACATCACCGGTGCAGAAGGCGACGAGTTCGACGCTGGCAAGCTCGGAAGCTACACGGTTGGTGCTGATGGCGTCGTGCTCTTGGGCGACCCGTACACCTTCAACATCGACAACATCGCGGACTTCGACTTCTAAGTCCTCCGCAACGAACGAATGGCCCACCGGTTGAGAAACCGGTGGGCCATTCGTATCTCTGAGGGCTAGTTTCTGAGCGCCTAGCGCCCGTCAATCACCACGTTAGCGAGGGGTTCGCCGGCGACGAGACGACGCGTTTGGTCTCGCATCACGGCATCCACTCGGGCGTGCATGGCTGAGGTTGCTCCGCCGATGTGCGGGGTGATCGTCACGCCGGGCGTCGACCAGAGCGGGTGGTCGCTTGGCAGCGGTTCGGGGTCGGTCACGTCGAGTGCTGCCCGAACGTGGCCAGCGGATGCCGCAGCCACGAGCGCGTCGGTGTCGACGATCTTGCCGCGAGACACATTCACGAGCAGCGCGCCGGGCTTCATCGACTCCAGGAAGGCCGCGTCGACGAGTTTGGTCGTCTCGTCGCTGAGCGGCACGGCGATGACCGCGATGTCGGCTCGTCCAAGCAACGCGGGCAGGGCATCCATTGATTGGATGGCGCCGCGGGCGTCAGAGCGGTTGGTGCGAGCAACCCGCACCACGTTGGCGTCGAACGGTGCAAGCTTGTCGGCAATCTGGTTGCCGACGCCACCGGCTCCCACAATAACGACCGTCTTGCCGGCAACACCGGGCTGTTCGTGCTGGTCCCACGTGCCGGTCTGTTGGTTGGCGAAGTGTTGCGGAAAGCCGCGCTGCTCAGAGATGATCATGCCGACTGCGAGCTCGGCTGTGGAGGCTTCGTGCACACCGATGGCGTTGCAGTAGGTGATTCCGGCAGGCAGTCGGTCTTCGACGCCGTCGTAGCCGAGCGATTGCGACTGGAGGGCTGCGACATCCATGCCGGCAAAAGCTTTAAGCCCACCACTCG
This window encodes:
- the rhaS gene encoding rhamnose ABC transporter substrate-binding protein, which translates into the protein MFNSSKRAGAFAALAVSFALVATGCAATGGDSDGDGDLSITFLPKNLGNAYFDTSDAGGEEAIAEFGGTYAEVGPATGSPDGQVSYINTLTQQGVGAIALSANDPSALCDAIGEARDAGVKVVTFDADTSADCRDLFINQADSEGIAKVQVDLIAEQIGDAGQIAILSATANATNQNAWIELMKTELAANHPDIELVEVVYGDDDDQTSFDKTAALLQTYPELKGIVSPTTVGISAAARYLQDSSFKGEVQLTGLGTPNQMRDFVNDGTVTAFALWNPGDLGYLAAYGAKALIEGDITGAEGDEFDAGKLGSYTVGADGVVLLGDPYTFNIDNIADFDF
- a CDS encoding NAD(P)-dependent oxidoreductase, which encodes MTAARYPPQETCAMITIALPTQQIHDRLAQQLTGANVIVWGPADGAPPVHIHLALLGYLGASGGLKAFAGMDVAALQSQSLGYDGVEDRLPAGITYCNAIGVHEASTAELAVGMIISEQRGFPQHFANQQTGTWDQHEQPGVAGKTVVIVGAGGVGNQIADKLAPFDANVVRVARTNRSDARGAIQSMDALPALLGRADIAVIAVPLSDETTKLVDAAFLESMKPGALLVNVSRGKIVDTDALVAAASAGHVRAALDVTDPEPLPSDHPLWSTPGVTITPHIGGATSAMHARVDAVMRDQTRRLVAGEPLANVVIDGR